A section of the Oryzias melastigma strain HK-1 linkage group LG2, ASM292280v2, whole genome shotgun sequence genome encodes:
- the pspc1 gene encoding paraspeckle component 1, producing MANRNMPQGRMLAMNSPQSARRGTDSPVAEQRPASKHSPAPPPQQHSPAAEPAEEAAAEDGDESHSEMTFDITSFRKPGEKSFTQRSRLFVGSLPQDISEEEFKNMFAKYGNIGEVFINRERGFGFIRLETRTLAEIAKAELDGTVLSNRQVKIRFATHGAALTVRNLLPTVTNELLEQAFSQFGPVERAIVVTDDRGRPTGKGIVEFGNKVAARKALERCSEGALLLTTTPCPVIVEPLEHLDDEDGLPEKLLQKTPKYHKERGQPPRFAQPGTFEFEYSSRWKALDEMEKQQREQVDRNIKEAKEKLEAELESARHEHQLMLMRQDLMRRQEELRRLEELRNQELQRRKQIEMRHEEERRRREEEMMRHREQEGFKPNYIENREQEMRVGELGPRGAVNVGDGYNQASSGSASNQTQMMGVSGRGAAIGAEGASNMGAPMMSENGAMRNERYAQGGVAAGRPEVESPKQHQQPLGSQVGPPAGFGRGGPATGLFDGPNSKRRRY from the exons ATGGCCAACCGAAACATGCCTCAAGGACGCATGCTCGCCATGAACTCTCCCCAGTCGGCGAGACGCGGGACGGACTCCCCGGTGGCGGAGCAGAGGCCGGCAAGCAAACACAGTCCAGCGCCTCCGCCTCAGCAGCACTCGCCCGCGGCGGAGCCGGCAGAAGAAGCGGCCGCGGAGGACGGCGACGAAAGCCATTCAGAAATGACATTTGACATCACGAGCTTCAGGAAGCCGGGGGAGAAAAGTTTCACCCAGCGCTCTCGTCTGTTTGTGGGCAGCCTGCCGCAGGATATTTCGGAGGAGgagttcaaaaacatgtttgcaaaATACGGGAACATTGGCGAGGTGTTCATCAACAGAGAGCGAGGCTTTGGGTTCATTCGTCTG GAAACCCGCACGTTAGCAGAGATCGCCAAAGCTGAGTTGGACGGCACAGTTTTAAGTAATCGACAGGTCAAGATCCGCTTCGCTACGCACGGCGCTGCGCTCACCGTTCGCAATCTGCTGCCGACAGTGACCAATGAACTGCTGGAGCAG GCCTTTTCTCAGTTCGGTCCAGTCGAGCGGGCCATCGTCGTGACGGACGACCGCGGCCGTCCCACCGGGAAAGGGATTGTGGAATTTGGGAACAAGGTGGCGGCTCGGAAGGCTCTGGAGCGCTGCAGCGAGGGAGCTTTGCTGCTGACCAC AACTCCGTGTCCCGTCATCGTCGAGCCTCTGGAGCACCTGGACGACGAAGATGGGCTGCCAGAAAAACTACTGCAGAAAACTCCAAAGTACCACAA GGAGCGAGGGCAGCCGCCGCGCTTCGCCCAGCCAGGCACCTTCGAGTTCGAGTACTCGTCCCGCTGGAAAGCTCTGGACGAGATGGAGAAGCAGCAACGGGAGCAGGTGGACAGAAACATTAAAGAGGCCAAAGAGaagctggaggcggagctggaATCAGCCAGACATGAACACCAGCTCATGTTGATGCGACAGG ATCTAATGAGGCGtcaggaggagctgaggaggcTGGAGGAGCTCCGGAATCAGGAGTTACAGAGAAGGAAGCAGATCGAGATGAG GCacgaggaggagaggaggaggagagaggaggagatgaTGAGGCACAGGGAGCAGGAGGGATTCAAGCCAAACTACATCGAAAAC AGGGAACAGGAAATGAGAGTGGGGGAGCTGGGCCCTCGTGGAGCCGTAAATGTAGGAG ATGGCTATAACCAGGCCTCCTCGGGCTCCGCCTCTAACCAGACTCAGATGATGGGCGTGAGTGGAAGGGGAGCCGCCATTGGTGCAGAGGGGGCGTCGAACATGGGCGCACCGATGATGTCGGAGAATGGAGCCATG CGGAACGAGCGCTACGCTCAGGGGGGAGTGGCTGCAGGCCGACCGGAGGTGGAGTCTCCGAAGCAGCACCAGCAGCCTCTGGGCTCTCAGGTCGGACCGCCGGCTGGGTTTGGGAGGGGCGGTCCCGCCACAGGCCTCTTTGACGGCCCCAACAGCAAACGGCGCAGATACTGA